A single Flavobacterium sp. 1 DNA region contains:
- a CDS encoding TonB-dependent receptor: MKYRFIWLFIAVLCSAATFAQITVKGTVKDKSALPVPGANIIVKGAGTSTSTDFDGKYSIVVPNKDAQLQFSFIGFTTKTITVGDRTSLDVVLEQVGQNLDEVVVVGYGTMKKRDVTTSISSVKGKELQTMTVGNVTESLQGKVSGVQVTGQGGPGAQPRVLIRGISTLNLSTDPLYVIDGVPMGTSINFLSNNEIESMDVLKDASASAIYGSRASNGVILITTKRGKVGKPKFNVDLSNGFQMMDNPYNMSSAESYATIMNKAYTNSGYSEYLPNAEQYRGKTTDWWGTGIKKASPVTNASIGVTGGSEKNTYAASLNYYKSDSFYGVGGWERITARIANDFKFSDKVSVGITLNPRFETWGSPGNWADFDKIDPITPIYKPADQLNGTENEYSIYARSPSFVWNPVASVARYDDYTDQYNLNTNAYLQYEPIKGLVFRTQGSIEVGDKTQSIFRPDFVIDAAHEKAEINSVERKNTTNHDWTWQTTATYNKTFAEKHNVSLMVGATMEEYNGNDVWGYGEGVPNNSDLMREVNAATKNRNSGGNSWSSSLQSYLSRLSYNYDSKYYLTGSFRRDGSSKFMANNKWANFPAASASWRISNEGFMENTKSVINNLSLKAGWGRVGNQNLPDAVYQSNIGQGYYVIGGEVVDTSYPSSMANKDIKWETVEDMNFGLDFGLFKNKFSGTLEYYEKTTKDMLFKKQFPTYSGFPDYSTMWTNVGSMKSNGIDLLLSYKDKKGNFSYGADFTFTTVNVDMISLSADGEKLYGSSNRTLTVEGDEPGYFYGYVADGLFQNQTELNSHTDNHGTKLQQYAQVGDIRFKDVNGDGKLDDKDRTKIGSPWAKYTMGLNFNFAYKGFDLIANFYASIGNDIVNQNISDLYNGASLTNKVAGLEDMAWHGEGTSNYVPRLSKNDNNENFTKFSSLYVEDGSYMRMKNLQIGYTFLNQFGLDRLRLSISGQNLWTVTNYTGVDPEVAGGDPDKGDRVKGAGFGGWNYPVQPTILMGLNVGF, encoded by the coding sequence ATGAAATATAGATTTATATGGTTATTTATAGCCGTGTTGTGCAGTGCTGCAACATTTGCTCAGATAACAGTAAAAGGGACTGTTAAGGACAAAAGTGCCTTGCCGGTACCAGGTGCGAATATCATTGTGAAAGGAGCAGGAACTTCTACTTCTACTGATTTTGACGGTAAATATTCTATTGTCGTTCCAAATAAAGACGCTCAGCTTCAATTTTCTTTCATCGGTTTTACAACCAAAACAATTACAGTTGGAGACAGGACATCACTAGATGTTGTCTTGGAACAAGTGGGACAAAACTTGGATGAGGTGGTAGTTGTTGGATATGGAACAATGAAAAAGAGAGATGTAACTACTTCAATTTCTTCTGTAAAAGGGAAAGAACTTCAAACAATGACAGTAGGTAATGTTACCGAATCACTGCAGGGTAAAGTGTCTGGTGTACAAGTTACAGGACAAGGAGGTCCAGGAGCTCAGCCAAGAGTATTGATTCGTGGTATTTCTACCCTTAACCTTAGCACGGATCCTCTTTATGTTATTGATGGTGTCCCAATGGGAACCAGTATCAACTTTTTGAGTAACAATGAGATTGAATCTATGGATGTGCTTAAGGATGCTTCTGCAAGTGCTATTTATGGTTCTCGTGCTTCAAACGGTGTTATCCTTATCACTACCAAAAGAGGTAAAGTTGGAAAACCTAAGTTTAATGTTGATTTAAGCAATGGTTTCCAAATGATGGATAATCCGTATAATATGTCAAGTGCTGAAAGCTATGCGACTATTATGAACAAAGCATATACTAATTCTGGATATTCTGAGTATTTGCCAAATGCTGAGCAATACAGAGGTAAAACTACTGATTGGTGGGGTACTGGAATCAAAAAAGCTTCACCAGTGACAAATGCTTCTATAGGAGTAACTGGAGGTTCTGAAAAAAATACTTATGCTGCAAGTTTGAACTATTATAAATCGGACTCTTTTTACGGAGTTGGAGGATGGGAAAGAATTACTGCAAGAATTGCTAATGATTTCAAATTTTCTGATAAAGTTTCTGTAGGCATCACTTTAAATCCGCGTTTTGAAACTTGGGGTTCACCAGGGAACTGGGCTGATTTTGATAAAATTGATCCAATTACGCCAATTTACAAACCAGCAGATCAATTGAATGGAACGGAAAATGAATACAGCATCTATGCGCGTTCTCCATCGTTTGTTTGGAATCCTGTTGCCTCAGTAGCGAGATACGATGACTATACCGATCAGTATAATTTGAATACCAATGCATATTTACAATATGAACCAATTAAAGGTTTGGTTTTCCGTACACAAGGATCTATTGAAGTAGGTGATAAAACACAAAGTATTTTTAGACCGGACTTCGTAATTGATGCAGCACACGAAAAAGCAGAAATCAATAGTGTTGAAAGAAAAAACACTACTAATCATGACTGGACTTGGCAAACGACAGCGACCTATAACAAAACATTTGCAGAAAAACACAATGTTTCTTTGATGGTAGGAGCTACAATGGAAGAGTACAATGGGAATGATGTTTGGGGTTATGGAGAAGGAGTGCCAAATAATTCTGATTTGATGAGAGAGGTTAATGCAGCTACTAAAAACCGTAACAGTGGAGGAAATAGCTGGTCTAGCTCTTTGCAGTCATATCTTTCACGTCTTTCTTATAACTACGACAGTAAATATTACTTGACTGGTTCATTCAGACGTGATGGTTCTTCAAAATTTATGGCTAATAACAAATGGGCAAATTTTCCTGCTGCTTCTGCCTCTTGGAGAATTTCTAATGAAGGATTTATGGAAAACACAAAGTCTGTAATAAATAATCTTAGTTTAAAAGCAGGATGGGGTAGAGTAGGAAATCAAAATTTACCAGACGCTGTTTATCAGTCAAATATTGGGCAAGGTTATTATGTTATTGGAGGTGAAGTTGTAGATACTTCTTATCCTTCTTCTATGGCTAACAAAGATATCAAATGGGAAACTGTTGAAGATATGAATTTTGGTCTTGATTTTGGATTGTTTAAAAACAAATTTTCTGGAACATTAGAATACTATGAAAAAACAACAAAAGATATGTTGTTCAAGAAACAGTTTCCAACTTACAGTGGATTTCCAGATTATTCAACTATGTGGACAAACGTTGGTTCTATGAAATCTAATGGTATTGATTTGCTTTTGTCTTATAAAGATAAAAAAGGTAATTTCTCTTATGGTGCAGATTTTACTTTTACGACTGTTAACGTTGATATGATTTCATTATCAGCTGATGGTGAAAAGTTATATGGATCTAGTAACAGAACCTTAACTGTTGAAGGTGATGAACCTGGATACTTTTACGGATATGTAGCTGATGGTTTGTTCCAAAATCAAACAGAACTGAATTCTCATACAGATAATCATGGAACTAAATTGCAACAGTATGCTCAAGTGGGAGATATCCGTTTTAAAGATGTTAACGGTGACGGTAAACTGGATGATAAAGACAGAACAAAAATTGGTTCTCCATGGGCGAAATACACAATGGGATTGAATTTTAATTTTGCTTATAAAGGGTTTGATTTGATTGCTAACTTCTATGCAAGTATTGGAAATGACATTGTAAATCAAAATATTTCTGACTTATATAATGGTGCTAGCTTGACTAACAAAGTTGCAGGACTTGAAGATATGGCTTGGCATGGAGAAGGAACATCTAATTATGTGCCTCGTCTGTCTAAAAATGACAACAACGAAAACTTTACAAAATTCTCATCATTGTATGTTGAAGACGGATCATACATGCGTATGAAAAACCTTCAGATTGGATATACATTCCTTAACCAATTTGGATTGGACAGACTTAGATTGTCTATATCAGGTCAAAATTTATGGACTGTAACAAATTATACAGGTGTTGACCCTGAAGTTGCAGGAGGAGATCCTGATAAAGGAGACAGAGTTAAAGGAGCAGGTTTTGGAGGATGGAATTATCCAGTGCAGCCAACAATATTGATGGGGCTTAATGTAGGATTTTAA
- a CDS encoding RagB/SusD family nutrient uptake outer membrane protein, with translation MKKIILSVLAFAVFAVSCEDFIDKEQRGKQTLENYFQTATECENYVNELTHRLLLTNDWYALLAPRLTNETATDDAWMGNTGQDSGAFRPCAQYIVTPENMGSMNSIYTAHYYTIQSANTGLEKMALSPLSDTQKNQYVGESLFIRAYCYYELVNLFGDVPLYTTSLGTADLKLQRSPAATVYAQIEADLKESAAKLETIPVDRNGRVNKWAAYALLARVSLFQGKWAEAKQYSNKVITEGPYALEADFLNIWNVNNHNGVESILEAQSSSVQDKNLGSMLPTFSGARGEDKKNFPSNDAKDVIDGWGWCMPTSDLENAYISENDVIRRRSTITKWGEAAYGDEVLNPTHKFSLNDNKSGRICRKYYIPIATRRALDKKDGKLPLNVPLIRLAEMYLTRAEAAYQLGDAGGALADINIIRARVKLDAKVGMAGPNLLRQIYKERRLELAFEGLRLFDIRREKDPSTGRPVIESLMGANGTFVKYNLSSTDPYETTNLKEAQDKGINFNPAKNLLWPIPQLEIDLSGGLITQNPGY, from the coding sequence ATGAAAAAAATAATATTATCAGTACTAGCTTTTGCTGTATTTGCAGTTTCTTGTGAAGATTTTATCGATAAAGAACAAAGAGGAAAGCAAACTTTAGAGAACTACTTTCAAACAGCAACAGAATGCGAAAACTATGTAAATGAATTAACGCACAGATTATTGCTGACAAATGATTGGTATGCATTACTCGCGCCAAGATTGACAAACGAAACAGCTACAGATGATGCTTGGATGGGTAATACAGGACAGGACAGCGGTGCTTTCAGACCTTGTGCGCAGTACATTGTTACGCCTGAAAACATGGGATCGATGAACAGTATTTATACAGCTCATTATTATACCATTCAATCGGCTAATACTGGTTTAGAAAAAATGGCTTTGTCACCGCTTTCTGATACGCAGAAAAATCAATATGTAGGTGAATCATTGTTTATTCGTGCCTATTGCTACTATGAATTGGTAAATCTTTTTGGAGATGTTCCATTATATACAACATCTCTTGGAACTGCTGATTTGAAATTACAGCGCAGTCCTGCTGCTACTGTTTATGCTCAAATTGAGGCCGATCTTAAAGAATCTGCAGCAAAATTAGAAACTATTCCAGTTGACAGAAACGGAAGAGTAAACAAATGGGCAGCTTATGCTTTATTAGCTCGTGTATCTTTGTTTCAAGGAAAATGGGCCGAAGCAAAACAATATTCAAACAAAGTTATTACTGAAGGGCCTTACGCTCTTGAAGCAGATTTCTTGAACATCTGGAATGTGAATAATCACAATGGTGTTGAATCAATTTTAGAGGCTCAATCATCTTCTGTACAGGATAAGAATTTAGGATCCATGTTACCTACTTTCTCAGGAGCAAGAGGCGAAGACAAGAAAAATTTCCCAAGCAATGATGCTAAAGATGTTATTGACGGCTGGGGATGGTGTATGCCAACCAGCGACTTGGAGAATGCTTATATTTCTGAAAATGATGTGATACGCCGCAGAAGCACAATCACTAAATGGGGTGAAGCTGCTTATGGTGATGAGGTGCTGAACCCAACGCATAAATTCAGTTTGAACGATAATAAATCAGGACGTATCTGCCGTAAATATTATATTCCTATAGCGACTCGCCGTGCTTTGGACAAAAAAGACGGTAAATTACCATTGAATGTGCCATTGATTCGTTTGGCCGAAATGTATTTGACAAGAGCAGAAGCAGCTTATCAATTAGGTGATGCTGGAGGAGCTTTGGCAGATATCAATATTATCAGAGCCCGTGTAAAACTTGACGCTAAAGTAGGTATGGCAGGTCCAAATTTATTGCGACAAATCTATAAAGAGCGTCGTTTAGAATTGGCTTTCGAAGGATTACGTTTATTTGATATCCGTCGTGAGAAAGATCCAAGCACTGGAAGACCGGTTATAGAGTCTTTGATGGGAGCCAACGGAACTTTTGTTAAATACAACTTGAGTTCTACTGATCCTTATGAAACTACTAATTTGAAAGAAGCGCAAGACAAAGGAATCAATTTTAACCCTGCTAAAAATTTATTATGGCCAATTCCTCAATTGGAAATAGATTTAAGTGGTGGTTTAATTACACAAAATCCTGGTTACTAA
- a CDS encoding glycoside hydrolase, translating into MSNIKNYKVSLLFAGLLLISSPFISCSSSDNTDDPQPVNPTTRDLNVNLDANLQTMESFGASDAWQCNFIGKNWPQDKRNNIADLLFSKDVDADGNPKGIGLSLWRFNLGAGSTEQGDASDIGDEWRRTECFTADGVTYDMTKQAGQIWFMKAAKARGVEKLLAFANSAPVYLTNNGKAHASIKEFYNLKDGKMPELADFWVNSIDKLKTVHGLTIDYISPFNEPQYEWDGTNQEGSPATNANIYNLVSVLSPKLQTKGLSSQIVVGEAGAYEPLYKTVSSTASRSGQIDYFFGPNSTKNIASMSNVKKTISGHSYWQAWPLNELITSRQLAASKIMTAPGLSLWSSEYCVLESPGTSELIGGGGPGRDLGIQLALWTARIISTDISIGGVTSWQWWTAISRGDYKDGLIHVDDGASKGAGNANYCKNDGFVRESKTLWALGNFSFFVKPGMVRVQIPGLDNAAAATDVMLTAYKDATAKKLVIVAVNFSSTARTYKLNLSGGTLTNNKFTPYTTSDTKSLKKGTDVDATSFEIGARSVVTYVGSYK; encoded by the coding sequence ATGAGTAATATTAAAAACTATAAAGTAAGCCTGCTATTTGCGGGCTTGCTTTTAATCAGTTCACCGTTCATTAGCTGCAGTTCTTCTGATAATACAGATGATCCACAGCCTGTTAATCCTACCACAAGAGATCTGAATGTGAATCTTGATGCAAATCTTCAGACAATGGAAAGTTTTGGAGCATCTGATGCTTGGCAGTGTAATTTTATTGGTAAAAACTGGCCTCAGGATAAAAGAAACAATATCGCTGATTTATTATTCAGTAAAGATGTAGATGCTGATGGAAATCCAAAAGGAATCGGATTGTCATTATGGCGTTTTAATCTTGGTGCTGGAAGTACAGAGCAGGGGGATGCAAGTGATATTGGAGATGAATGGAGACGTACCGAATGTTTTACTGCTGATGGTGTTACTTATGATATGACCAAGCAGGCTGGACAAATATGGTTTATGAAAGCGGCTAAAGCACGAGGAGTTGAAAAGTTATTGGCTTTCGCCAATAGTGCTCCTGTTTATTTAACGAATAATGGTAAAGCACACGCAAGCATTAAAGAGTTTTACAATCTGAAAGACGGTAAAATGCCTGAATTGGCAGATTTTTGGGTGAATTCAATTGATAAATTGAAAACAGTTCATGGTTTGACAATCGATTATATCAGCCCTTTCAATGAACCGCAATATGAGTGGGACGGAACAAACCAGGAAGGTTCGCCTGCTACAAACGCAAATATTTACAATTTGGTATCTGTTTTATCTCCAAAACTGCAGACAAAAGGACTTAGTTCCCAAATTGTTGTAGGAGAAGCAGGAGCTTATGAGCCATTGTATAAAACGGTGAGCAGTACAGCCAGCAGATCGGGTCAGATTGATTATTTCTTTGGACCAAATTCTACAAAAAATATTGCTTCAATGAGCAATGTGAAGAAAACAATATCTGGTCACAGTTATTGGCAGGCTTGGCCATTGAATGAGCTTATTACATCAAGACAATTGGCCGCTTCAAAAATTATGACAGCTCCGGGACTTAGTCTTTGGTCTTCTGAATATTGTGTTCTTGAAAGCCCTGGAACTTCTGAATTGATAGGCGGTGGTGGTCCTGGAAGAGACTTGGGAATACAGTTAGCGCTGTGGACAGCCCGTATTATTAGTACAGACATTTCTATTGGAGGTGTTACTTCATGGCAGTGGTGGACAGCAATTAGCCGTGGTGATTATAAAGACGGTCTGATTCACGTAGATGACGGCGCATCGAAAGGAGCCGGAAATGCTAATTATTGTAAAAATGACGGTTTCGTTAGGGAATCCAAAACTCTTTGGGCTTTAGGGAATTTCTCATTCTTTGTCAAACCGGGAATGGTACGAGTTCAGATCCCAGGATTGGATAATGCTGCAGCAGCTACTGATGTAATGCTCACTGCTTACAAAGATGCAACTGCTAAAAAACTGGTAATCGTTGCTGTAAATTTCAGCAGTACTGCCAGAACGTACAAACTGAATCTTTCAGGAGGGACTCTGACTAACAATAAATTTACACCATATACGACTTCAGATACCAAAAGTCTGAAAAAAGGAACTGATGTAGATGCGACAAGTTTTGAGATAGGAGCAAGATCAGTTGTAACATACGTTGGTAGCTACAAATAA